The Triticum dicoccoides isolate Atlit2015 ecotype Zavitan chromosome 6A, WEW_v2.0, whole genome shotgun sequence genome has a window encoding:
- the LOC119316570 gene encoding myosin-11-like — protein sequence MRLSIGSPSPSPPPAVAAALRSTPPSRRTASHVMFRQKLSFMEAFQTQHLKYAPRLIKSVVKGIRSNITDGDNGTTEPARELLERLFARTQSLDTGASHDSELSVSIEVLKSEFEGALSILRNKERDLRSAEKRVSDDRIRLSKTKQDLDQREEAIRKAYVRQQGIEKALKKASRDLALRVKQISNLKLLVEGQDRTIARSQALLSQKVTEVENLKRDMFKKNEEADLMRSEIRSKEKLLLTANQAIAQQEATVRELQSEIKRKTMDIARSNESRKTNEEKLKVAEQELEKQSLGWLAAQQELKELAQLAFKDTDDIKGIITDFKRVRSLLDAVRSELISSKDAFASSRRQIEDQAVQLQEQVQELEDQRVLLMSYTHDLEAAQLEIQGKTQELNYAQSRCHELESQLLKEMEKVESLEAELTKEKQSLEHRTEEVGFLQKELVQKENECTKSQELVKVKEFELLEARQEVQDMKLKVESIQLAVQEKDSELSDTQSRLTEVSSEIVELQQLLNSKKDQLVQARTELHDKEQHIETLESELDSIRLRCSQAESMVQRMAELTGDLASSVKAGEMDIYTLLDDEISSTSTALESNLHKHNQLEADIEMLRECLRHKDMELRAAHEALDAKDQELKAVLKKWDVKERELRELEELPDPSATNELAGFSSETTEGGIVGEMELPELQIDAAEVEALAATTALRKLADMTKDFFKHVKADSGINLVASESQKIIKCDPKMEVHKKTDVILEAEKEIVRLFSLTKQIVTDDIINDVEE from the exons ATGCGCCTCTCCATCGGCtccccatccccgtcgccgccgccggcggtgGCCGCCGCTCTCCGCAGCACACCCCCGTCGCGCCGTACCGCCAGTCAT GTTATGTTCAGGCAGAAGCTGAGTTTCATGGAGGCATTTCAGACTCAGCATCTGAAATATGCTCCTCGTTTGATCAAATCAGTCGTAAAAGGTATTAGATCAAATATAACTGATGGTGATAATGGAACGACTGAGCCAGCTAGAGAGTTGCTGGAGCGGCTATTTGCGAGGACACAAAGTTTAGACACTGGTGCTTCTCATGATAGTGAACTGAGCGTGAGCATTGAGGTCCTGAAGTCTGAATTCGAGGGTGCCTTGTCTATCCTCAGAAACAAAGAGAGGGATCTTCGCAGCGCAGAGAAGAGGGTTTCCGATGATCGGATAAGGTTGAGCAAGACAAAGCAGGACCTTGATCAGAGAGAGGAAGCGATCCGCAAAGCTTATGTAAGGCAACAAGGAATAGAGAAAGCACTGAAAAAGGCAAGTAGAGATCTGGCGTTGCGAGTGAAGCAGATCAGTAATCTGAAGCTTCTGGTTGAGGGGCAAGACAGGACTATTGCCAGGTCACAAGCTTTGCTTTCTCAGAAGGTAACTGAAGTGGAAAATCTCAAACGAGATATGTTCAAGAAGAACGAGGAAGCAGACCTGATGCGTTCAGAGATCAGGTCCAAAGAAAAGCTGCTTCTTACAGCTAATCAAGCTATTGCGCAGCAAGAAGCAACAGTTAGGGAGCTGCAGAGTGAAATTAAAAGAAAGACAATGGATATCGCCAGATCAAATGAATCGAGGAAAACTAATGAAGAGAAACTGAAAGTTGCTGAACAGGAACTTGAGAAGCAGAGTTTAGGATGGTTAGCAGCACAACAAGAGTTAAAGGAACTTGCACAACTGGCATTCAAAGATACAGATGATATCAAGGGTATTATCACTGACTTCAAACGTGTGAGGTCTCTGCTAGATGCTGTACGCTCTGAATTGATCTCTTCAAAAGATGCTTTCGCTTCCTCTCGCAGACAAATAGAAGATCAAGCGGTTCAGTTGCAGGAACAAGTACAGGAACTCGAGGACCAAAGGGTATTACTGATGTCTTACACCCATGATTTGGAGGCTGCTCAACTGGAGATTCAAGGGAAGACACAGGAGCTCAATTATGCACAGTCTCGTTGTCATGAACTTGAATCACAGTTACTTAAGGAAATGGAGAAGGTCGAGTCTCTAGAAGCCGAATTAACGAAAGAAAAACAGAGCTTAGAACATAGAACTGAAGAAGTAGGCTTTCTTCAGAAGGAGCTTGTTCAGAAAGAAAATGAGTGCACCAAATCACAAGAACTTGTTAAAGTAAAAGAGTTTGAGCTGTTAGAAGCCAGACAGGAAGTCCAAGATATGAAGTTAAAGGTAGAGTCTATTCAATTGGCTGTTCAAGAAAAGGATTCAGAGCTTTCTGATACACAGAGCAGACTAACTGAAGTCAGCAGTGAAATTGTTGAGCTTCAGCAGTTGCTAAATAGCAAGAAGGATCAACTGGTTCAGGCTAGAACTGAATTACATGATAAAGAACAACATATAGAAACACTGGAGAGTGAGTTGGATAGCATACGGCTCAGATGCTCGCAAGCTGAATCCATGGTTCAAAGGATGGCTGAGCTCACTGGCGATCTTGCTAGTTCCGTAAAAGCCGGAGAAATGGACATCTATACATTACTGGATGATGAAATTTCAAGCACAAGTACAGCCCTCGAGTCCAATTTACATAAGCATAATCAACTGGAGGCTGACATAGAGATGTTAAGAGAATGCTTGCGGCATAAGGACATGGAGTTGAGAGCTGCTCATGAAGCACTTGATGCCAAAGATCAAGAGCTGAAGGCAGTACTTAAAAAATGGGATGTGAAGGAGAGGGAACTACGTGAGTTGGAAGAGTTACCGGATCCcagtgccacaaatgaacttgctgGTTTTTCCAGTGAGACAACAGAGGGCGGCATTGTAGGAGAGATGGAGCTGCCAGAGCTTCAAATTGATGCTGCGGAGGTCGAAGCACTTGCTGCTACGACTGCATTGAGGAAGCTTGCGGATATGACTAAGGATTTCTTCAAACACGTCAAAGCTGATTCTGGTATTAACTTGGTTGCATCAGAGAGTCAAAAAATCATTAAATGTGATCCTAAAATGGAAGTACACAAGAAGACGGATGTGATTCTTGAAGCTGAAAAAGAAATAGTTAGGCTCTTCTCATTGACAAAACAGATTGTCACTGATGACATAATAAACGATGTTGAGGAATGA